Proteins encoded together in one Lepisosteus oculatus isolate fLepOcu1 chromosome 2, fLepOcu1.hap2, whole genome shotgun sequence window:
- the gatd3l gene encoding ES1 protein, mitochondrial — protein MLASRALLAKQVAAVLTRQPACLAHQGDWGNWGNTNVAVVFSGCGWWDGTDVHEAAYTMYHLSRNGARFQMFAPNQQQMHVMDHMRMQPMSGENRNMMMEAARFTHGNGKMQMHDLSKLDVNSFDAIIFPGGYGITKNLSTFSNDGKDCKINNDVERVLKEFHRSRKPIGLSCMAPLLACRVLPSLEVTMGHERDESSRWGRWPQTSMVQAVKNMGARHNIREPYEAYVDEKNKVISTPTFMWETDYHYHYIFDGIGNMVKHVLRMCAK, from the exons ATGTTGGCATCAAGAGCTCTGCTGGCGAAACAGGTAGCGGCTGTCCTCACCCGCCAGCCGGCGTGCCTGGCTCACCAAGGAGACTGGGGTAACTGGGGCAACACCAACGTCGCAGTG GTGTTCTCTGGCTGTGGATGGTGGGATGGCACAGACGTTCATGAGGCAGCATA CACGATGTACCATCTGAGTCGGAATGGGGCTCGGTTCCAAATGTTCGCCCCCAACCAGCAGCAGATGCACGTCATGGATCACATGAGGATGCAGCCCATGTCAGGAGAGAACAG GAACATGATGATGGAAGCGGCTCGCTTTACTCATGGGAATGGGAAGATGCAGATGCATGATCTCTCCAAGCTGGATGTCAACAGCTTTGATGCCATCATCTTCCCAGGAGGCTATGGGATTACCAAGAATCT GTCCACCTTCAGCAACGACGGAAAGGACTGCAAGATTAACAACGATGTGGAGAGGGTCCTCAAGGAGTTCCACCGATCTCGCAAGCCTATTGG CCTGTCATGCATGGCCCCTTTGCTTGCCTGCCGCGTACTGCCAAGCCTGGAGGTCACCATGGGTCACGAGAGAGACGAGAGCAGCCGCTGGGGCCGCTGGCCTCAGACCAGCATGGTGCAGGCCGTCAAGAACATGGGTGCCCGTCACAACATCCGTGAGCCTT ACGAGGCCTATGTGGATGAGAAGAACAAGGTGATCAGCACCCCGACTTTCATGTGGGAGACCGACTACCACTACCACTACATCTTCGATGGCATTGGCAACATGGTCAAGCACGTGCTGCGCATGTGCGCAAAGTAA